The following proteins are encoded in a genomic region of Phaeodactylum tricornutum CCAP 1055/1 chromosome 1, whole genome shotgun sequence:
- a CDS encoding predicted protein codes for MTTEEEKKSVNTEEQEDDEEEDLPIGDGSAEGTKKNKKKRKKKKKKNGGAYGQTDPPTIPVAELFKGKEFPTGEIQNHPGEGNSFRETSEEARARDRLNDDLYAKLREGAEVHRQVRSYAQSFIKPGIKLVDMCERLENKNRELVAEKGLERGIAFPTGCSLNHVAAHYTPNSGDETVLSYDDVMKVDFGVQIDGRIIDSAWTVSFNPRYDALLDAVRQSTDTGVRLAGIDARLCDIGETIQEVMESFEVELDGKTYPVKAIRNLNGHSIGQHQIHGGKSIPIVKNGCEESLIMEEGEIFAIETFGSTGRGFVIEDMECSHYMKRFDCPHVPLRMQSSKKLLAHINKTFGTLAFCRRWLEREDGGSAFVNGPQGKQDKYMGALKNLCDVGIIQPYPPLCDVKGCYTAQYEQTFVLRPNCKEILSRGDDY; via the exons ATGacgacggaagaagaaaagaaaagcgTTAACACAGAAGAACAGGAAGATGATGAGGAGGAGGACCTTCCTATTGGTGATGGATCTGCAGAAGGAACAAAGAAAAATAAGAAGAAGCGtaaaaagaagaagaaaaagaatggaGGTGCC TACGGTCAAACGGATCCGCCTACGATCCCTGTCGCTGAACTATTTAAAGGAAAAGAGTTCCCTACAGGGGAAATTCAGAATCACCCCGGTGAAGGCAATAGTTTTCGCGAAACTTCGGAAGAAGCTCGGGCACGCGATCGCCTCAACGATGATTTGTACGCGAAGCTGCGTGAAGGCGCTGAGGTTCATCGCCAGGTACGCTCTTATGCCCAGTCATTCATAAAGCCTGGTATCAAACTGGTCGACATGTGTGAACGATTGGAAAATAAAAATCGAGAACTTGTCGCAGAAAAAGGGCTCGAGAGAGGTATTGCATTCCCCACAGGATGCTCGCTTAATCACGTGGCTGCGCATTACACGCCAAATAGTGGAGACGAAACAGTACTAAGTTACGATGATGTCATGAAGGTAGACTTTGGAGTGCAGATTGATGGTCGAATCATTGACAGCGCTTGGACCGTCAGTTTTAATCCCCGCTATGACGCTCTGTTGGATGCGGTGCGTCAATCAACTGATACCGGTGTTCGCCTCGCTGGAATCGACGCTAGGCTGTGTGACATAGGAGAGACTATACAAGAAGTCATGGAAAGCTTTGAAGTCGAACTAGATGGAAAAACGTACCCAGTCAAAGCCATTCGCAATCTGAACGGACACTCTATTGGACAGCACCAGATACACGGAGGAAAGTCCATACCGATCGTCAAGAACGGGTGTGAGGAATCTCTAATTATGGAAGAAGGGGAGATTTTTGCTATTGAAACGTTTGGGTCGACAGGTCGCGGATTTGTCATTGAAGATATGGAGTGCAGTCACTATATGAAGCGCTTCGATTGCCCTCATGTTCCTCTCCGTATGCAGAGCTCCAAGAAGCTTCTAGCACATATTAACAAGACTTTCGGAACTCTTGCCTTTTGTCGCCGTTGGCTAGAACGCGAAGACGGCGGGTCTGCTTTTGTGAACGGCCCacaaggaaagcaagacAAATACATGGGCGCGCTCAAGAACCTTTGCGATGTTGGTATCATCCAACCATATCCTCCACTGTGTGACGTCAAGGGATGCTACACTGCTCAATATGAACAAACATTTGTGCTTCGGCCCAATTGTAAGGAAATACTGAGCCGCGGTGACGATTACTAA